One stretch of Alcaligenes faecalis DNA includes these proteins:
- the mutS gene encoding DNA mismatch repair protein MutS: MTSAADLSAHTPMMRQYLQLKAEAGSHLLFYRMGDFYEMFYADAERGARLLNLTLTKRGSSNGEPIPMAGVPFHAMEGYLARLVALGESVAICEQVGDPAASKGPVERKIMRVVTPGTLTDDALLPPKADRLIAACTLIKVQRQEMVGLAWMNLASGEFLVSQCEPGMLDTELNRIGPVELVYPESLRPAPERPQASCHTLPDWHFAQDGSRETLLDHFDLDSLASFGLDDLPAATAAAGALLRYVGSTQSQSLVHITAIRVQHSSDFLVLDAVTRKNLEITETISGETSPTLFSTLDHCQTPMGSRLLRRWLHHPLRLNQAVQQRQDVVSLFFQTQQSASLNAGDPLGVLRHALRRFPDLERIATRISLRSVRPRELASLRDALVTLPELRQELEQNFGQSEHLHGHLLSLALDPELACLLQSAIASEPALLIRDGGVIADGYDADLDELRSLASDSGDVLVKIEARERERTGIATLRVEYNRVHGFFIEVSRGQADKVPDDYRRRQTLKNAERFITPELKEWEDKVLSAKDRSLSREKFLFDELLDKLQSYAGPLALCSSALAELDTLSSLALHALDNNWVAPELTEQAGIWIEAGRHPVVEHSIERFTPNHCEMHAQRRMLLITGPNMGGKSTYMRQVALIALLARIGSFVPASTARIGQIDRIFTRIGAADDLAGGRSTFMMEMTEAAAILAGATPYSLVLMDEIGRGTSTYDGLALAWSIAHRLLSHNQALTLFATHYFEITRLPNELPAAANVHLAAAESASGIVFLHEVQEGPASRSYGIQVAQRAGIPSAVIRQASRELSRLEAQNDPSAQLDLFNAGSAPEATVAEPDPTTEKALDLLDQFKQLDVDDLSARDALDLLYRWKKEMKAAG, from the coding sequence ATGACTTCTGCTGCCGATCTGTCCGCCCACACGCCCATGATGCGTCAATACCTTCAGCTCAAAGCGGAGGCTGGCTCGCATCTGTTGTTCTATCGGATGGGGGACTTCTATGAGATGTTCTACGCCGATGCCGAACGTGGCGCACGCCTGCTGAACCTGACGTTGACCAAGCGTGGTTCCTCCAACGGCGAGCCTATTCCGATGGCGGGTGTGCCTTTTCATGCCATGGAAGGTTATCTGGCGCGTCTGGTGGCCTTGGGCGAGTCCGTCGCCATCTGTGAGCAAGTCGGTGACCCGGCGGCCAGCAAAGGCCCGGTGGAGCGCAAGATCATGCGTGTGGTCACCCCTGGCACACTGACGGATGACGCCTTGTTGCCTCCCAAGGCAGACCGCCTGATCGCCGCCTGCACTCTGATCAAGGTGCAACGTCAGGAAATGGTGGGGCTGGCCTGGATGAACCTGGCCAGTGGCGAATTTCTGGTCAGCCAGTGCGAGCCGGGCATGCTGGATACGGAACTGAACCGTATCGGTCCTGTAGAACTGGTCTACCCCGAATCGCTGCGCCCTGCCCCGGAACGGCCGCAAGCCAGCTGCCACACCTTGCCGGACTGGCACTTTGCGCAAGACGGTTCACGCGAAACCCTGCTGGACCATTTTGATCTGGATTCCTTGGCCAGCTTTGGTCTGGACGATCTGCCTGCGGCAACGGCGGCAGCCGGAGCCTTGCTGCGCTATGTAGGCAGCACGCAATCCCAGTCCCTGGTTCACATCACCGCTATCCGCGTTCAGCACAGCTCGGACTTTCTGGTGCTGGATGCTGTCACGCGCAAGAACCTGGAAATTACCGAAACCATTAGCGGTGAAACCAGCCCAACCCTGTTCTCCACGCTGGATCATTGCCAGACCCCCATGGGCAGCCGTTTGCTGCGCCGTTGGCTGCACCACCCTTTGCGCCTGAATCAAGCCGTTCAGCAGCGCCAGGATGTGGTATCCCTGTTTTTCCAAACCCAGCAAAGCGCCAGCCTGAATGCAGGCGATCCTCTGGGTGTGCTGCGCCATGCCCTGCGCCGCTTCCCGGACCTGGAGCGTATTGCCACGCGTATTTCCCTGCGCAGCGTACGTCCTCGGGAACTGGCCAGCTTGCGCGATGCGCTGGTAACACTACCTGAACTACGTCAGGAGCTGGAACAAAACTTTGGTCAGTCTGAACATCTGCATGGACATTTGTTGAGCCTGGCTCTGGATCCGGAACTGGCCTGCTTGCTGCAGTCTGCCATCGCCTCCGAGCCTGCCTTGCTGATACGCGATGGCGGTGTCATTGCAGACGGCTACGACGCCGATCTGGACGAGCTGCGCAGCCTGGCCAGCGACAGCGGCGATGTGCTGGTCAAGATCGAAGCCCGCGAACGCGAGCGCACCGGCATTGCCACCCTGCGCGTCGAGTACAACCGTGTGCATGGTTTCTTTATTGAAGTCAGCCGCGGTCAGGCCGACAAAGTTCCTGACGACTACCGCCGACGCCAGACACTGAAAAACGCCGAGCGCTTCATCACGCCTGAACTGAAAGAGTGGGAAGACAAAGTCCTGTCCGCCAAGGACCGCAGCCTGAGCCGCGAGAAGTTCCTGTTCGATGAGCTGCTGGACAAGCTGCAAAGCTATGCAGGGCCCTTGGCCTTGTGCTCCAGCGCCCTGGCTGAACTGGATACCCTGTCCTCCCTGGCGCTGCATGCGCTGGACAATAACTGGGTCGCCCCCGAGCTGACCGAACAGGCTGGCATCTGGATTGAGGCAGGCCGTCACCCTGTGGTGGAACACAGCATCGAGCGCTTCACGCCCAACCATTGTGAAATGCACGCGCAGCGCCGCATGTTGCTGATTACCGGCCCGAATATGGGCGGTAAGTCCACCTATATGCGTCAGGTTGCCCTGATTGCCTTGCTGGCCCGCATCGGTAGTTTTGTACCGGCAAGCACGGCCCGTATTGGCCAGATCGACCGCATCTTTACCCGTATCGGCGCGGCTGATGATCTGGCCGGTGGCCGCTCCACCTTCATGATGGAAATGACCGAAGCAGCCGCGATTCTGGCCGGTGCCACCCCTTACAGCCTCGTGCTGATGGATGAGATTGGTCGCGGCACCTCCACCTACGATGGTCTGGCCCTGGCCTGGTCCATTGCGCATCGCCTGCTCAGCCACAATCAGGCACTGACCTTGTTTGCCACGCACTACTTTGAAATCACGCGCCTGCCCAACGAGCTGCCTGCCGCTGCCAACGTGCACTTGGCCGCCGCAGAATCGGCTTCAGGCATTGTGTTCCTGCATGAAGTTCAGGAAGGCCCGGCCAGCCGCAGTTACGGGATTCAGGTTGCACAGCGTGCCGGCATTCCCTCTGCCGTTATCCGTCAGGCCAGCCGCGAGCTGAGCCGCCTGGAAGCGCAAAACGATCCTAGTGCACAACTGGATTTGTTCAATGCGGGCAGCGCTCCGGAAGCCACGGTCGCCGAACCTGACCCGACCACAGAAAAAGCACTGGACCTGCTGGATCAGTTCAAGCAGCTCGATGTGGATGACTTGAGCGCACGCGATGCCCTGGATCTGCTGTATCGCTGGAAAAAAGAGATGAAGGCGGCTGGTTAA
- a CDS encoding TonB-dependent receptor: MTNLFKPCLGRSLVLSLFALHFQAQAQNQADATQAQELSTITVNASADASRQGLLPEYAGGQVASGGRVGILGSLENMDSPFSVNSYTSRYIEQLQASTVADVVRHDPSVRVARGFGNFQESFFIRGFLTASDDIAYNGLFGLLPRQATAAELAERIEVLHGAGGFLYGAAPSGGGIGGTINVLPKRAGENPLTKVGVGYGSGGQSQIKADISRRFADDAAGIRVNAIKRSGDTAVDNEHTNLDLYTVGMDWRGERLRLSADLGYQEHKLREVRPNVTLQAGLSALPELPSHKRNFAQPWTYSNEKTVFGTVRGEYDLNDSITLWAAYGMKNGKEENQLAGLTVTDAVSGKSTFSRFDNSRRDEVKTGELGLRASFETGPVLHELVAAASLYDHKEKNAWAMGSAQDSNLYDPVNHALPPIAFSGGDLGSPALVGRTKLSSYTLGDLMYLWDDRLEVMLGLRHQIMETRSYDYGTQALQRKDRQQHTSPAAGVVFKLTDEWALYGNYTESLAQGDLAPTRFNNQPVQNAGQRLSAFVAKQKELGIKYDNGSMGGGLTFFTTTKPRGVVNDDLRFVEAGKDRHNGLELSFYGQLTDSLRILGGVTALDTKQKNTGDPLSEGQRVIGVPRWQGSLGLTWDVPQVTGLSLDTQLLATGARYADSANAIRVPGWVRWDLGASYQRKVSGVPMTFRASVENVADTAYWASVGGYPNNGYLVLSQPRTFMLSVSAEF, from the coding sequence ATGACCAATCTATTCAAGCCTTGCCTGGGACGTTCTCTTGTCTTGTCCCTGTTTGCTCTTCATTTTCAGGCTCAGGCGCAAAACCAGGCTGATGCTACCCAGGCGCAGGAGTTGTCCACCATCACCGTTAATGCCAGCGCGGATGCTTCGCGTCAGGGTTTGCTGCCCGAGTATGCGGGCGGCCAGGTCGCCAGCGGTGGCCGGGTGGGGATATTGGGTTCCCTGGAAAACATGGACTCGCCCTTTAGCGTCAACAGCTATACCAGCCGCTATATCGAGCAATTGCAGGCGTCCACGGTAGCCGATGTGGTGCGCCATGATCCTTCCGTGCGTGTGGCCCGTGGCTTTGGCAACTTCCAGGAAAGCTTTTTCATTCGGGGCTTTTTGACGGCTTCCGACGATATTGCCTACAACGGCCTGTTTGGTTTGCTGCCCCGGCAAGCGACTGCGGCTGAACTGGCGGAGCGTATTGAAGTGCTGCATGGAGCCGGCGGCTTTCTGTACGGTGCCGCCCCTTCTGGCGGTGGCATTGGGGGCACGATCAATGTGCTGCCCAAGCGAGCGGGGGAGAATCCGCTGACCAAGGTCGGTGTGGGTTATGGCAGTGGCGGGCAAAGCCAGATCAAGGCGGACATTTCGCGTCGTTTTGCGGATGATGCGGCAGGCATTCGCGTCAATGCCATCAAGCGCAGTGGCGATACGGCGGTCGACAATGAGCACACCAACCTGGATCTGTACACGGTGGGGATGGATTGGCGTGGTGAGCGCCTTCGTTTGTCCGCCGACCTGGGCTATCAGGAGCACAAGCTGCGCGAGGTCCGGCCCAATGTCACCTTGCAGGCAGGTTTGTCGGCCTTGCCGGAGCTGCCGTCTCACAAGCGTAACTTCGCTCAGCCCTGGACCTATTCCAATGAGAAAACCGTCTTTGGCACGGTGCGTGGGGAATACGACCTGAATGATTCCATCACGCTGTGGGCGGCCTATGGCATGAAAAATGGCAAGGAAGAAAACCAGCTGGCGGGTCTGACGGTGACCGACGCAGTTTCAGGCAAATCCACCTTTTCGCGTTTCGATAATTCCCGGCGCGATGAGGTAAAAACAGGCGAGCTGGGCTTGCGAGCCAGTTTTGAAACCGGGCCTGTGCTGCATGAGCTGGTGGCGGCTGCCTCCCTGTATGACCACAAGGAGAAAAACGCGTGGGCCATGGGCAGTGCGCAGGACAGCAATCTTTATGATCCTGTGAATCACGCTTTGCCACCCATTGCCTTTTCGGGTGGGGATCTGGGCTCGCCCGCTTTGGTGGGGCGCACCAAATTGAGCAGCTACACCTTGGGCGATTTGATGTACCTCTGGGATGACAGGCTGGAAGTCATGCTGGGTTTGCGTCATCAAATTATGGAAACACGCAGCTATGACTATGGCACCCAGGCTTTGCAGCGCAAAGATCGTCAGCAACACACCAGCCCCGCGGCGGGTGTGGTGTTCAAGCTGACTGATGAATGGGCCTTGTACGGCAATTACACGGAAAGCCTGGCGCAAGGCGATCTGGCACCGACCCGCTTTAACAATCAGCCGGTTCAAAACGCCGGGCAGCGTTTGTCGGCCTTTGTGGCCAAGCAAAAAGAGCTGGGAATCAAGTATGACAACGGCTCCATGGGGGGCGGGCTGACTTTCTTCACCACGACCAAACCGCGTGGTGTGGTGAATGATGATCTGCGCTTTGTGGAGGCGGGCAAGGATCGCCATAACGGCTTGGAGCTGAGCTTTTACGGTCAGTTGACGGATTCTCTGCGCATTCTGGGCGGTGTGACCGCCCTGGATACCAAGCAGAAAAACACGGGTGATCCGCTTAGCGAAGGTCAACGCGTAATTGGCGTGCCGCGCTGGCAAGGCAGCCTGGGCCTGACCTGGGATGTGCCGCAGGTGACAGGCTTGTCGCTGGATACGCAGTTGCTGGCAACCGGCGCCCGTTATGCGGATTCGGCCAATGCGATCCGTGTGCCAGGCTGGGTGCGTTGGGATCTGGGAGCCAGCTATCAGCGCAAGGTTTCCGGTGTGCCCATGACGTTCAGGGCCAGTGTCGAGAACGTAGCCGATACGGCGTATTGGGCTTCGGTAGGTGGCTATCCCAATAATGGCTATCTGGTCTTGTCGCAGCCACGCACGTTCATGCTGAGTGTCTCGGCAGAGTTTTAA
- a CDS encoding cytochrome P450, whose product MFGDFNLASPYAAYAGLRQGPPVVWDADFCGGAWLVHRHCDVQAALRNPDLSVRRVGGWVAQAGAAPSPRLQAFKGLMARTLVFLDRPRHTRVRRVVNAGFSAKGLESLHGTIKNRTAQIHRGLKDKLRDGSADLVDEVCRPLPALVMMDVLGLQQLPLSVFQAWSEQLARFIGQATPDLPLLMDTQDALLDMADFLGDSTNLQEGGLAWRLLHDEQLSLQGRRERLAQSCMLLFAGYETSRHLLSSLFQTLLGDSIKLQDLLSNPQKIPAAIKEVLRYDSPIQYTARRLMQDQHWHGQHLRKGQLLLLLLGAANRDPEVFANPDELDFSRDNQAELSMGHGIHHCLGAGLVQLEAKLLLEQFLPLLPRLQLAQGERIQLPAYRGWNRLPVQYRATQS is encoded by the coding sequence ATGTTTGGCGATTTCAATCTTGCGTCTCCCTATGCGGCTTATGCCGGCCTTCGGCAGGGGCCGCCTGTGGTGTGGGATGCGGATTTCTGTGGTGGGGCGTGGCTGGTTCACCGACACTGTGATGTACAAGCCGCCCTGCGTAATCCCGATTTAAGCGTGCGGCGTGTTGGCGGGTGGGTGGCCCAGGCGGGCGCTGCTCCCTCCCCTCGCCTGCAAGCCTTCAAGGGCTTGATGGCCCGGACGCTGGTTTTTCTGGACCGTCCCCGCCACACACGCGTAAGGCGGGTGGTGAATGCGGGGTTTAGCGCGAAGGGTTTGGAATCCCTGCACGGCACGATCAAGAATCGCACTGCGCAAATCCATCGTGGTTTGAAAGACAAGCTGCGAGACGGCTCTGCGGATCTGGTTGATGAGGTCTGTCGTCCGCTCCCCGCCTTGGTCATGATGGATGTGCTTGGCTTGCAGCAACTACCTTTGTCTGTTTTTCAGGCCTGGTCAGAGCAACTGGCACGCTTTATCGGGCAGGCGACGCCGGATCTGCCTCTGTTGATGGACACACAGGACGCCTTGCTGGATATGGCTGACTTTCTGGGGGACAGCACCAATCTGCAAGAAGGTGGGCTGGCCTGGCGGCTTTTGCATGACGAGCAACTCTCTCTTCAAGGCAGGCGCGAGCGTTTGGCGCAGTCCTGTATGTTGCTCTTTGCGGGCTATGAAACCTCCCGGCACCTGCTCAGCTCCCTGTTTCAGACTCTGCTTGGCGACTCCATAAAGCTGCAGGACTTGCTATCGAATCCGCAGAAGATCCCTGCTGCGATCAAAGAGGTGCTGCGTTACGACAGCCCGATTCAGTACACGGCCAGGCGTTTGATGCAGGACCAGCACTGGCACGGTCAGCATTTGCGTAAAGGACAGTTGCTGCTCTTGCTCTTGGGCGCTGCCAACCGGGACCCGGAGGTTTTTGCCAATCCCGATGAACTGGACTTCAGCCGCGACAATCAGGCCGAGCTGTCCATGGGCCACGGGATTCATCATTGTCTGGGTGCCGGTTTGGTGCAGTTGGAGGCAAAACTGCTACTTGAGCAGTTCCTGCCTTTGCTGCCTCGCCTGCAATTGGCTCAAGGTGAGCGTATTCAGCTCCCCGCCTATCGGGGCTGGAACCGCTTGCCGGTTCAATACCGGGCTACGCAGTCATGA
- a CDS encoding JmjC domain-containing protein encodes MNIDQPLTLLGGISAHEFMQTYWQRKPLLIRGAIPNFKHSLSIDNIRELVTREEVESRLIIHDGKDWEMETGPFDELPPASQPNWTALAQSVDLHDDNTAALMRQFRFIGDARLDDAMISIASDGGGVGPHFDSYDVFLLQAHGKRHWRISQQKDLSLVPDLPLKILRNFQVEEEFTLEPGDMLYLPPHVAHDGIAIGDCMTISIGFRSPTQATLARGLMDAASDQLAAASGEGFGLYADPPMSMPEAMQQRYTDPEAQASTTPAALPENLIQKSLDALNAIRFDEALASRFLGVWLTELPSNSWFDIAEDPVDLHDPELPEGRLALDRCSRMMYRGDELYINGEVAPCPASPALKQLADQRELLIPGDSFEALDEDEREMLNAWLDDGWLQFKEN; translated from the coding sequence ATGAATATCGACCAGCCATTGACCCTTTTGGGCGGCATCAGCGCGCATGAGTTCATGCAAACCTACTGGCAACGCAAACCTTTATTGATACGCGGCGCCATCCCTAATTTCAAGCACTCGCTGAGCATAGACAATATCCGCGAGCTGGTAACGCGTGAAGAAGTCGAGTCGCGCCTGATCATCCATGACGGCAAAGACTGGGAAATGGAAACCGGGCCTTTTGACGAGCTGCCACCCGCCTCGCAGCCCAACTGGACCGCTCTGGCACAAAGCGTGGATCTGCACGACGACAATACCGCTGCCTTGATGCGTCAGTTCCGCTTCATTGGCGATGCCCGTCTGGACGACGCCATGATCAGCATTGCTTCTGACGGCGGTGGCGTAGGCCCGCACTTCGACAGCTACGACGTATTCCTGCTGCAAGCCCACGGCAAGCGTCACTGGCGCATCAGCCAGCAAAAAGACCTGAGTCTGGTGCCCGACCTGCCCTTGAAGATTTTGCGCAATTTCCAGGTAGAAGAAGAGTTCACCCTGGAACCCGGCGACATGCTCTATCTGCCCCCGCACGTGGCGCATGACGGGATTGCGATTGGCGACTGCATGACGATTTCCATCGGCTTTCGTTCGCCTACCCAGGCAACACTTGCCCGTGGCTTGATGGATGCCGCATCGGATCAACTGGCTGCCGCCAGTGGCGAAGGCTTTGGCTTGTACGCCGACCCACCGATGTCCATGCCCGAGGCCATGCAGCAGCGCTACACCGACCCGGAGGCACAGGCCAGCACCACACCTGCCGCCTTGCCGGAAAACCTGATTCAGAAGTCGCTGGATGCCTTGAACGCCATTCGTTTTGACGAAGCGCTGGCCTCCCGTTTTCTGGGCGTCTGGCTGACCGAATTGCCCAGCAATAGCTGGTTCGACATTGCCGAAGACCCGGTTGATCTGCACGACCCCGAACTGCCTGAAGGCCGCTTGGCTTTGGACCGCTGCTCGCGCATGATGTATCGCGGTGATGAGCTGTACATCAACGGTGAAGTCGCCCCCTGCCCGGCCAGCCCTGCCCTGAAACAACTGGCTGACCAGCGTGAACTCTTAATTCCCGGCGACAGTTTTGAAGCCCTGGATGAAGATGAGCGCGAAATGCTGAATGCCTGGCTGGATGACGGCTGGCTGCAGTTCAAAGAAAACTGA
- a CDS encoding efflux RND transporter periplasmic adaptor subunit, whose amino-acid sequence MKSKAVKRRWALALVAVLVLGALAAQAGRSSEQFETVAVEQSDIRATVAAVGTLKPSRYVDVGAQVSGQITALPVAPGDQVEQGQLLVEIDPSVQQATVDAGRASLAAFRAQLAEQQAQLLLARQQLTRQRQLERQQASRQEDIQIAQANLATSQARVAHVQAQMEQTQATLKADEARLGYTRIYAPMSGTVIGVQAREGQTLNATYQTPNILRIADLSTMTVWTSVSEADIRRIKPGMTVTFTTLGEQGETQARQWQAKVRQIMPAPEGSTQDESTAAAPTATQAIMYTVLFDVDNEDGELMPQMTAQVLFEIDRADQALLVPLVALRPDPARGPEAFRVPVLERGKLQEKPVDLGVRNRHQVQVVEGLAKGEQVILAVVTPERGWRWLQW is encoded by the coding sequence ATGAAGTCCAAAGCAGTAAAGCGCCGCTGGGCGTTGGCCCTGGTGGCGGTGCTGGTACTGGGGGCGCTGGCCGCACAGGCCGGGCGTTCTTCAGAGCAGTTTGAAACGGTGGCCGTGGAGCAAAGCGATATACGCGCTACCGTTGCTGCGGTGGGGACCTTGAAACCCAGTCGCTATGTCGATGTGGGTGCGCAAGTGTCGGGGCAGATTACGGCTTTGCCGGTTGCGCCGGGCGATCAGGTTGAGCAGGGCCAGTTGCTGGTGGAAATTGATCCCAGTGTGCAGCAAGCCACCGTCGATGCAGGCCGCGCTTCTTTGGCCGCGTTCCGTGCCCAGTTGGCCGAGCAGCAGGCGCAGCTTTTACTGGCGCGTCAACAGTTGACTCGTCAGCGTCAATTGGAGCGCCAGCAGGCTAGCCGTCAGGAGGATATTCAGATTGCGCAAGCCAATCTGGCGACTTCGCAGGCTCGGGTAGCGCATGTACAAGCGCAGATGGAGCAGACTCAGGCCACGCTGAAAGCTGATGAGGCGCGCTTGGGCTACACGCGTATTTATGCGCCCATGAGTGGCACGGTCATTGGCGTGCAGGCTCGTGAAGGCCAGACGCTCAATGCCACGTACCAAACTCCCAATATTCTGCGCATTGCAGACCTGAGCACCATGACGGTGTGGACCAGCGTGTCCGAGGCCGATATTCGTCGTATCAAGCCCGGCATGACGGTTACCTTCACAACCTTGGGTGAGCAGGGCGAAACGCAGGCGCGGCAATGGCAGGCCAAGGTTCGTCAAATCATGCCTGCGCCGGAAGGCAGCACCCAGGATGAAAGCACGGCGGCGGCACCGACGGCCACGCAGGCCATCATGTATACGGTGCTGTTTGATGTGGACAATGAAGATGGCGAGCTGATGCCGCAGATGACAGCGCAGGTGCTGTTTGAGATTGATCGTGCCGACCAGGCTTTGCTGGTGCCCCTGGTGGCTTTGCGTCCCGATCCTGCTCGTGGTCCTGAGGCTTTTAGGGTGCCGGTGCTGGAACGGGGCAAGTTGCAGGAAAAGCCGGTTGATCTGGGGGTGCGCAATCGCCATCAGGTGCAGGTCGTGGAAGGGCTGGCTAAAGGAGAGCAAGTTATTCTGGCGGTGGTCACTCCCGAGCGTGGCTGGCGGTGGTTGCAATGGTAG
- a CDS encoding YncE family protein: MFTRRLALSVLSAALLSAGSLAYAQLSEAVSLPLTPELAQKTSITSEGALRKDLAYGIYQTVYSPFDNSLYVASAERAPSVRGGVIYKLDPITLDVKGTIYTDESNFGLARNASGDTLYVTNSLAAAASKVELKEDGGIERVRFSNKSFDDTKMGPRTIRHDPQQGRVYVGAVGAPAVIWVLDDRNLELIDTIENAGKWVTGLLVDSPSHRLYAANGDGEVMVVNTQTNKIEQRWKPAGVKPALLLNFALDSARNRLYVTETKDQKTVYVLDARDGKLLQELPVGDALDVLYNADRDELYLTHREQGKVSVLDGASYAIKAQYNLPDNPNSLELGPDSQLYVTVKAPFTPQYKASKRESVVRIDLKNIKG; the protein is encoded by the coding sequence ATGTTCACACGTCGCCTTGCCTTGTCTGTGTTGTCTGCCGCTTTGCTCAGCGCAGGATCGCTTGCCTACGCCCAATTGTCCGAGGCGGTCTCGCTGCCCCTGACGCCGGAGCTGGCACAAAAGACCTCGATTACGTCAGAAGGAGCCTTGCGCAAGGATCTGGCCTACGGGATTTACCAAACGGTTTACAGCCCCTTTGACAATTCCTTGTATGTAGCCTCGGCAGAGCGGGCACCCTCGGTTCGTGGTGGTGTGATCTACAAACTGGACCCCATCACCCTGGATGTGAAGGGGACGATTTATACCGACGAGAGCAACTTCGGCCTGGCAAGGAACGCGTCGGGTGACACCCTTTATGTCACCAATAGTCTGGCTGCGGCCGCCTCCAAAGTGGAGTTGAAGGAGGACGGGGGCATAGAGCGCGTCCGTTTCAGCAACAAGAGCTTTGATGACACCAAAATGGGGCCGCGCACGATTCGTCACGATCCCCAGCAAGGCCGTGTGTATGTGGGCGCCGTAGGCGCGCCTGCCGTGATCTGGGTATTGGATGATCGTAATCTGGAGCTGATCGACACCATTGAAAACGCAGGCAAATGGGTGACCGGCCTGCTGGTGGATTCGCCATCGCATCGTTTGTATGCCGCCAATGGCGATGGCGAAGTGATGGTGGTGAACACCCAAACCAACAAGATCGAACAGCGCTGGAAACCGGCTGGCGTCAAACCCGCCTTGCTCTTGAATTTCGCGCTGGATTCGGCCCGCAATCGTCTGTATGTGACGGAAACCAAAGACCAGAAGACCGTGTATGTGCTGGATGCCCGCGACGGTAAATTGCTGCAGGAACTGCCGGTGGGCGATGCCCTGGACGTGTTGTACAACGCCGATCGTGACGAGCTGTATTTGACTCATCGCGAGCAGGGCAAGGTGTCTGTACTGGATGGCGCCAGCTATGCGATCAAGGCGCAATACAACTTGCCCGATAACCCCAACAGCCTGGAGCTGGGCCCGGATAGTCAGTTGTACGTCACTGTTAAAGCACCGTTCACCCCTCAGTACAAAGCCAGCAAGCGAGAAAGTGTGGTGCGTATTGACCTGAAGAACATCAAGGGTTGA
- a CDS encoding benzoate/H(+) symporter BenE family transporter, which produces MSTSRSSSSYLISDLIPPIVAGLISVIVNYGGTFILVFQAAKVAGLSPELTASWVWSISIGVGVTGLLLSWVSREPIITAWSTPAAAFLVTALASTPYEEAVGAYLISAAAFVVLGLSSYFERLIRLIPNGIAAGLLAGILLQFGIGAFGSMTLDPKLAGLLILAYLIIKRFSARYAVVGILILGLSFLLLEHRVDLSGLKLELAAPVFTMPVFTLNALLSVALPLFLITLTGQYMPGMLVLRNDGFRTSANPIVWVTGLGSLIMAPFGSHAMNVAAITAAICTGPEAHQDPSKRWVAGVAAGVFYILVGVFGVTLAAVFMAFPATFITTLAGLALLGTIGGSLAGAMADVKSREAALITFLASAANITLFGIGGAFWGLVIGLLAYFILNGKLPQRKTEKLGNEGLPAASDAR; this is translated from the coding sequence ATGTCTACCTCTCGATCGTCCTCATCCTATTTAATCAGCGACCTGATCCCGCCTATCGTGGCCGGTCTGATCTCGGTCATCGTCAACTATGGCGGCACCTTTATTCTGGTTTTCCAGGCCGCCAAAGTCGCCGGCCTCAGCCCTGAGCTGACCGCCTCCTGGGTCTGGTCGATTTCCATTGGTGTGGGTGTTACGGGTCTGCTCTTGAGCTGGGTGTCGCGTGAACCCATCATCACCGCCTGGTCTACTCCGGCAGCCGCATTTCTGGTGACAGCTCTGGCCAGCACCCCCTACGAGGAAGCCGTCGGCGCCTACCTGATTTCGGCAGCGGCCTTTGTAGTCCTGGGCCTGTCCTCCTACTTCGAGCGCCTGATCCGCCTGATTCCAAACGGCATCGCCGCAGGCCTGCTGGCCGGGATTCTGCTGCAATTTGGCATTGGAGCCTTTGGCAGCATGACGCTGGATCCGAAGCTGGCTGGCTTGCTGATTCTGGCCTACCTGATCATCAAACGTTTTTCCGCACGTTACGCTGTGGTGGGCATTCTGATCCTGGGCCTGAGCTTCCTGCTGCTGGAACATCGTGTGGACCTGAGCGGCCTGAAACTGGAACTGGCCGCGCCAGTGTTCACCATGCCGGTCTTCACCCTGAATGCCTTGCTAAGCGTGGCCTTGCCCTTGTTTCTGATCACGCTGACTGGCCAATACATGCCCGGCATGCTAGTCCTGCGTAACGACGGCTTCCGTACCAGCGCCAACCCGATTGTGTGGGTGACAGGCCTGGGTTCGCTAATTATGGCTCCCTTTGGCTCCCACGCCATGAACGTGGCCGCCATCACCGCCGCTATCTGCACCGGGCCGGAGGCGCACCAGGATCCCTCCAAACGCTGGGTCGCCGGGGTTGCCGCCGGTGTGTTCTACATTCTGGTTGGAGTCTTTGGGGTCACGCTGGCCGCTGTATTCATGGCCTTCCCCGCAACCTTTATCACCACGCTGGCGGGCTTGGCACTGCTGGGCACCATTGGCGGCAGCCTGGCGGGGGCCATGGCAGACGTCAAGTCGCGGGAAGCAGCCTTGATTACCTTCCTGGCTTCGGCAGCCAATATCACGCTGTTCGGGATTGGCGGGGCTTTCTGGGGACTGGTGATCGGTCTGCTGGCGTACTTCATTTTGAATGGGAAGTTGCCGCAGCGTAAAACAGAAAAACTGGGTAATGAAGGACTTCCAGCGGCTTCTGATGCTCGGTGA